Proteins from a genomic interval of Debaryomyces hansenii CBS767 chromosome E complete sequence:
- a CDS encoding DEHA2E06776p (weakly similar to uniprot|P42951 Saccharomyces cerevisiae YJL100W LSB6 Phosphatidylinositol 4-kinase that binds Las17p), with protein sequence MTKNDDNTENSKNLAENDEISGLQRLKEIQDVNTHKDQSYPPLDSNHLQSTSSYDSSIRHYVPNLDSVVDPFSNNISKQSPHDGLKKLASASSQKKLVRSKSQPFYSRSSETSLSQLNKFTKSYIIPAAKWAYSPISNGRSKKEDLIPLYKIEYSVFKPLKNIRPVQNENEYNFHRQRIIDEDSPELGYPDNYLSKDDFSSLVVGITDLIELDGYKPNRISQGSSGSYFIYNRRVCDGTQEIYKAGIFKPKDEEPYGPLSPKWTKWLHRTFFPCFFGRSCLIPNLGYVSEAAASILDQQLLSFIVPHTEIVYLKSSSFYYSYWDRHRAYSKLSPKIGSFQCFLKGYMEAQAWFHHFPIPNEITGLPDECEILVEHNENNLDSNFKWNKKTLQQFREELEKLVILDYIMRNTDRGLDNWMIKIQWIETKRDKSYKKMTPIIKIGAIDSGLAFPWKHPDEWRSFPFGWLFLPLSIIGHPFSMNTRNLYLPLLTSIMWWETTVKKLKDVFMQDTDFKERMWKKQLSVLKGQAFNVVEVLKLSHAGPLELTRRETVLIRDDEMNIPVSVDSDIMINAMETSIYDLNNKPSKITIVPKFNNLNDLEPNESSLLLPDNSSIHSTKSEPQFSMSGFEYNLNFNGEQRNDSEEGETNTKKVVIERLEKVKNKPPVFTWC encoded by the coding sequence ATGACGAAGAACGATGATAACACtgaaaattcaaagaatctaGCTGAAAACGATGAAATTTCGGGCTTGCAACGCCTTAAAGAGATTCAGGATGTGAACACACATAAAGATCAGTCATACCCCCCCCTAGATAGTAATCATCTACAATCTACTTCAAGTTATGATTCGAGCATCCGTCACTATGTGCCTAATTTAGATTCAGTTGTTGATCCGTTTTCCAACAACATATCAAAACAATCTCCACATGATGGCTTAAAGAAATTAGCACTGGCATCATCACAGAAGAAATTAGTACGAAGTAAATCCCAGCCCTTCTATAGCAGATCGTCAGAAACATCTCTCAGTCAACTCAACAAATTTACTAAGAGCTACATTATCCCCGCCGCCAAATGGGCATATTCACCGATATCCAATGGTAGGTcgaagaaagaagatttaaTTCCACTTTATAAAATAGAGTATTCTGTTTTTAAAccattgaaaaatatacGACCTGTCCAAAACGAAAAcgaatataattttcaCCGGCAAAGAATAATCGATGAGGACCTGCCTGAGCTTGGATATCCTGATAATTACTTGAGTAAAGATGATTTTTCGAGCTTAGTTGTTGGTATTACAGATCTAATCGAATTAGATGGTTATAAGCCCAATCGTATTTCCCAAGGGTCTTCAGGAAGCTATTTCATATATAACAGAAGGGTTTGTGATGGCACCCAAGAAATATACAAGGCAGGCATATTCAAACCGAAAGATGAAGAACCTTATGGGCCATTATCTCCTAAGTGGACAAAATGGTTGCACAGAACTTTTTTTCCTTGTTTTTTTGGACGATCTTGTCTTATTCCAAACTTGGGATATGTTAGCGAAGCTGCCGCTAGTATACTTGATCAACAATTGTTATCGTTCATTGTACCACATACTGAAATAGTATATCTTAAGTCAAGCtcattttattattcatacTGGGATAGACATAGGgcttattcaaaattgtcTCCAAAGATTGGTTCATTCCAATGCTTTCTAAAGGGTTATATGGAAGCTCAAGCATggtttcatcattttcctATTCCTAATGAAATAACTGGGTTGCCTGATGAATGTGAGATCTTGGTTGAGcataatgaaaataatttagattCAAATTTTAAGTGGAATAAGAAAACATTGCAACAATTTAGAGAGGAGCTAGAAAAATTGGTAATATTGGACTATATTATGAGGAATACAGATAGAGGTTTGGATAACTGgatgataaaaattcaatggATTGAGACTAAGCGTGATAAATCTTACAAAAAAATGACGCctattattaaaattggaGCTATTGATTCGGGTTTGGCATTTCCTTGGAAGCATCCTGATGAATGGAGATCTTTTCCATTCGGATGGCTATTTCTACCATTATCTATTATAGGCCACCCATTCTCAATGAATACCAGAAATCTCTACTTACCATTATTAACATCTATAATGTGGTGGGAAACGACTGTCAAAAAGTTGAAAGATGTTTTTATGCAAGATACTGACTTCAAGGAAAGAATGTGGAAGAAGCAGTTATCAGTATTGAAAGGTCAAGCATTTAACGTTGTTGAGGTGTTGAAGTTGAGCCATGCTGGACCTCTAGAATTAACTAGGAGAGAAACAGTGTTAATTCgtgatgatgaaatgaatATTCCTGTACTGGTGGATTCCGACATAATGATAAATGCAATGGAAACAAGCATttatgatttgaataataaaccTTCTAAAATCACTATTGTACCTAAGTTCAACAATTTAAATGATTTGGAGCCTAATGAACTGAGCCTTCTATTGCCTGATAATAGTAGCATCCATAGCACCAAAAGCGAACCACAATTCAGTATGTCGGGGTTcgaatataatttaaatttcaatggTGAACAAAGAAACGATAGTGAAGAAGGTGAGACTAATACTAAGAAGGTAGTAATTGAAAGATTAGAGAAAGTTAAAAATAAGCCGCCAGTTTTTACTTGGTGTTGa
- a CDS encoding DEHA2E06820p (similar to CA0046|IPF14850 Candida albicans IPF14850) produces MRLSRIILTCIPFISGLTKAIASNSDVYQVDTKEERSLEDIYEDLVSIVDSHVDKRSDSSRVEQLEKILLQVNESGIIMDVLNEIAGSKAQQNTLVNMTTDMINNGGGSFDGIQIDLNTTNILNAVKKSGIINSTLDGLLLNDENREILGDRTGHVLSKYAYVSKILADIGNGQKPTVEYIANTVKHFKTKNPKYQYMNEGKQVVLSARDDEYSGSAQAFLNNLINTVVSSDLVSGSAEDFLIALNRTGIAVSIAMEVVKTPKITEMGTYIIGQLYANGVFDNLDTNKYFQDAKKKNILSDGAQTVLTDPTYSPALAKLFQQMENNGVFADIQKNLYGHT; encoded by the coding sequence ATGAGGTTATCAAGGATAATATTGACTTGCATACCATTTATTTCAGGATTGACTAAGGCTATCGCACTGAACTCTGATGTCTACCAGGTTGATACTAAAGAGGAAAGATCATTAGAGGACATATATGAGGATTTGGTGCTGATTGTTGATTCGCATGTCGACAAGAGAAGTGACAGTTCCAGAGTAGAGCAGTTGGAAAAAATTCTCTTGCAGGTTAACGAATCAGGAATAATAATGGATGTTTTGAACGAGATTGCTGGATCCAAGGCCCAACAGAATACATTGGTCAATATGACCACAGATATGATCAATAACGGAGGTGGGTCATTTGATGGAATTCAAATTGACTTGAACACTACTAATATACTTAATGCTGTTAAGAAGTCGGgtataataaattcaacACTTGATGGTTTGCTtttgaatgatgaaaatagAGAAATTCTTGGTGATCGTACGGGGCATGTTCTAAGCAAATATGCCTACGTATCCAAAATATTGGCAGACATAGGAAATGGCCAGAAACCAACTGTTGAATATATTGCAAATACAGTAAAACACTTCAAGACAAAGAATCctaaatatcaatatatgaACGAGGGTAAACAAGTTGTATTAAGTGCCAGGGATGATGAATATTCTGGATCAGCTCAAGCATTCCTCAACAACCTTATCAATACAGTTGTCAGTTCTGATTTGGTTTCAGGCTCTGCAGAGGATTTTTTAATTGCATTAAATAGGACAGGAATTGCTGTATCTATTGCAATGGAGGTCGTAAAAACCCCCAAAATCACTGAAATGGGTACATATATCATTGGCCAACTATATGCTAATGGTGTTTTTGATAATCTTGATaccaataaatattttcaagatgcaaaaaagaaaaatattttatctgaTGGAGCACAAACTGTTTTGACAGACCCAACATACTCACCTGCATTAGCAAAGTTATTTCAGCAAATGGAAAACAACGGTGTCTTCGCAGACATTCAAAAGAATCTTTACGGCCATACATGA
- a CDS encoding DEHA2E06798p (similar to CA0380|IPF14109 Candida albicans IPF14109) — protein sequence MRLYTLLSLCCMFAAFVSALPYASPVEDSEFDMGLYLEDLIEENGLQEYFDGFYQNDGIHKRDEQSIEKILLLVNKSGIIWEALDAVAGHPSRIQFLANQTAKLLNSSGSSLDLTSGLNTTQLFNIVKASGLLTSVLDGILLDDDYRSVLTDLIERVVRPNMFIISYLIHDVFQKSSIQKRAEYSGSFASFAENTLATVLGSKIFTNTFADIVNALNDTGVAVYTIKRFIADESYQNMTAALVKEIYDTGAIKLSGSLNITALVSTAVSNPKTITDLIGKVLSGDLNFGSSLGKYSGAVKKIIKDLENDGLFAELNEEVFPSSSTKASSTKAASQTKKEKILATSTSKTSSKKATSLYMYGNNKENSPTSSSDSGSISLQQNSNIPIVKCLIYLQTLIFGGALLLI from the coding sequence ATGAGATTATATACCCTTCTTTCATTATGTTGCATGTTTGCAGCATTTGTATCTGCTTTACCATATGCTTCTCCTGTTGAGGATTCTGAATTTGACATGGGGTTATATTTAGAAGACttgattgaagaaaatggaTTGCAGGAATATTTTGACGGTTTCTACCAGAACGATGGTATACACAAGAGAGATGAACAGTCCATTGAGAAGATCCTCTTACTTGTTAATAAGTCTGGCATTATTTGGGAAGCTTTGGATGCTGTTGCGGGGCATCCATCCAGAATCCAATTCCTTGCTAATCAAACCGCTAAGCTTCTTAATTCCTCCGGAAGTTCATTGGACTTAACTTCTGGGTTGAATACTACCCagcttttcaatattgtcAAGGCCTCCGGGTTACTTACCTCTGTCTTAGACGGTATTTTATTAGACGATGATTACAGACTGGTTTTAACCGATTTAATAGAAAGGGTTGTTAGACCAAATATGTTTATTATCTCGTACCTCATCCATGACGTTTTCCAAAAGAGTAGTATTCAGAAGAGAGCAGAGTACAGTGGAAGTTTCGCATCTTTTGCAGAAAATACTCTTGCAACAGTTTTGGGGTCAAAGATTTTCACAAATACTTTTGCTGATATCGTCAATGCTTTAAACGATACTGGAGTTGCAGTGTACACTATCAAAAGATTCATTGCTGACGAAAGCTATCAAAATATGACTGCTGCATTGGTAAAGGAAATATATGACACTGGAGCTATTAAGTTAAGTGGCTCCCTCAATATCACTGCTCTTGTTAGTACCGCTGTTAGTAACCCTAAGACCATTACAGACCTTATTGGAAAGGTTTTGAGTGGCGATCTCAACTTCGGTAGTAGTTTAGGAAAGTATTCTGGAGCTGTTAAAAAGATCATTAaagatttagaaaatgatgGACTCTTTGCAGAATTGAATGAGGAAGTATTCCCATCGTCTTCTACAAAAGCCTCTTCAACGAAAGCTGCCTCGCAAACTAAAAAAGAGAAGATCTTAGCCACTTCAACTTCCAAAACATCTTCTAAAAAAGCTACAAGCTTATACATGTACGGaaataacaaagaaaattcCCCTACATCTTCTTCGGATTCTGGTTCCATTAGCTTACAGCAAAACTcaaatattccaattgtTAAATGTTTAATTTACTTACAAACATTAATCTTTGGTGGTGCTTTATTGCTAATCTAA
- a CDS encoding DEHA2E06754p (similar to uniprot|Q07589 Saccharomyces cerevisiae YDL144C), whose amino-acid sequence MPERKPKVLVVGSGGVGAIGALCLTLNDKADVTLVVRSDYAKVNESGYSIKSVTYGEHENWKPRHIAKSVADASERFGEFDFILLTTKNIPDGPITCEDIIRPAVTPRTAIILLQNGLGIEKPMIEQFPHNVILSGVTLLCSTNINCVVCNSLKDQIYLGAWSNLNIKNHAEKEQSAINEFTRIYSNEYNKVFIDENVEKTRWEKLLYNAALNSTTTIVNLDVSRCQIAGANNELFRPAMREIVAIAASEGVEISPETVEKFIHISDGQFYSPSMCVDARKKQLFESEIILGNPIKIAEANGVETPVLKTLYTLLSMVQFRIKEEKGIIKIDENEYRNTNSDSYPDILKK is encoded by the coding sequence ATGCCTGAACGTAAACCCAAGGTTCTTGTTGTTGGATCTGGTGGAGTAGGTGCTATTGGTGCATTGTGCTTAACCCTTAATGATAAAGCAGACGTTACTTTAGTAGTAAGGTCTGATTATGCAAAGGTAAATGAGAGTGGGTACTCTATCAAGTCCGTTACTTATGGTGAACATGAGAATTGGAAACCACGTCATATAGCTAAATCGGTGGCGGATGCATCTGAGAGGTTTggtgaatttgatttcattttattGACTACCAAGAATATTCCTGACGGACCAATAACTTGTGAAGATATCATTAGGCCTGCTGTTACTCCTAGGACTGCAATTATTTTACTTCAAAATGGGCTTGGTATAGAGAAGCCGATGATTGAGCAGTTCCCACATAATGTAATTCTTAGTGGTGTTACTTTACTTTGTTCCACTAATATTAATTGTGTTGTATGTAATCTGCTTAAAgatcaaatttatcttgGAGCTTGGAGTAATCTAAATATTAAGAACCATGCTGAAAAAGAACAATCTgcaattaatgaatttacAAGAATATACAGCAACGAGTATAACAAAgtttttattgatgaaaatgtGGAAAAGACTAGATGGGAAAAATTGCTCTATAATGCTGCTCTTAATTCTACTACCACCATAGTTAACTTGGACGTAAGTAGATGCCAGATTGCAGGTGCAAATAATGAACTTTTCAGGCCTGCTATGAGGGAGATTGTTGCGATTGCCGCTAGTGAAGGCGTTGAAATATCCCCCGAAACAGTTGAGaaattcattcatattAGTGATGGCCAATTTTATAGTCCTTCAATGTGCGTTGATGCAAGAaagaaacaattatttgaatcgGAAATTATTTTAGGTAATCCTATAAAGATTGCAGAAGCAAATGGTGTAGAAACACCTGTATTAAAGACATTATATACTCTATTATCAATGGTTCAGTTtagaattaaagaagaaaagggtataatcaaaatagaTGAAAACGAATATAGAAACACAAACTCAGATTCTTACCCAGATATACTTAAGAAATAG
- a CDS encoding DEHA2E06842p (similar to uniprot|P25360 Saccharomyces cerevisiae YCR037C PHO87 Low-affinity inorganic phosphate (Pi) transporter involved in activation of PHO pathway), with the protein MKFSHSLKFNAVPEWADSYINYTGLKKAIYKLQQDQLNNQPQDGSIEINSVNPATVTDLVNESKVQAPKNKAENGSSDKKFSSRLISRFRKHGPDVDDDEKAVGSSTVDARLGNYNGSKDEKSQSIESFTVDLDNSTIVTFDEEKTKYNDQKSSNFDPLKVFTKQLLIELSKINEFYLSKESVVFQDYDNLVRDLESNHINIDELFKTTQAYQHEFGPIEHSSKEPVSRVASLNYADYENHGFEKPNGGVVEVERYSDDDDDDDDDDDDDTHSQNSALLNHTDFNVKQQKRITLKKKSISLFIALSELKSYIELNKIGFTKITKKFDKTCNYAIKIDFIENFLPTTTKTFTPETLKSVDHKINKIIIIYSLLSGNLSTKTTKQDLENIRVELRSHLREHIVWERNTVWKDLLSLEKKSYNLHLDNEATRSNKMGDEGSINLMHLNWTRLNFPFGWSIFGHTSMIVPSCLLTWQIVKLIVIITTFVVLMCVKTFNDLEQQRCLAVLVASAMLWASEALPLHITAMLVPLLVVTCKVLKNEDDGKPMSGPDASKYILSTMWSSVIMLLMGGFTLAAALSKYNIAKVISSYILAVAGTKPRNVLISIMSVSLFLSMWISNVAAPVLCYSLIQPVLRTLPTESPFAQALVLGIALASNVAGMASPIASPQNMVAIESMNPNPGWGKWFAVALPVSIIAMVGIWVELILTFKINTVKIMAYKPIKEKFTTKQIYISLVTIGTIILWCVLSELEGVFGESGIISIIPIVLFFGTGLLQKEDLNNFPWSIILLAMGGLSLGKAVSSSGLLKTIATALQHQIKDFNVFVILIIFGILILVVATFVSHTVAALIIVPLVKEVGEKLPEPHPLILVMGTALIASAAMGLPTSGFPNVTAIGMTDEVGKPYITVNTFITRGVPASIIAYLCVVTIGYGIMNALSF; encoded by the coding sequence ATGAAGTTCTCTCATTCTCTTAAATTTAATGCTGTTCCTGAATGGGCGGATAGTTACATAAACTACACTGGGCTCAAAAAAGCAATTTACAAACTTCAACAAGACCAGTTGAATAACCAACCACAAGATGGGTCAATAGAGATTAATAGCGTTAATCCCGCCACTGTCACGGACTTGGTAAATGAATCTAAGGTCCAGGCACCAAAAAATAAGGCTGAAAATGGATCAAGcgataaaaaattttcatccaGGTTGATCAGCAGGTTTAGAAAACATGGGCCTGATGTTGACGACGATGAGAAGGCTGTTGGAAGTTCGACCGTTGATGCACGTTTGGGAAATTATAATGGTTCGAAAGATGAAAAAAGTCAATCTATCGAGTCTTTCACGgttgatttggataattcCACAATCGTTACCTTTGACGAAGAGAAAACCAAATATAACGACCAGAAGTCGTCGAATTTTGATCCGTTGAAGGTTTTTACCAAGCAATTATTGATCGAATTAAgtaaaatcaatgaatttTACCTCTCAAAGGAACTGGTTGTATTTCAAGACTACGACAATTTGGTTCGCGATTTGGAAAGTAATCACATCAACATTGATGAGTTATTTAAGACGACACAAGCTTACCAACACGAATTTGGTCCTATAGAACATTCTTCTAAAGAACCTGTTTCAAGAGTTGCATCCTTAAATTACGCTGACTATGAAAACCATGGTTTTGAAAAGCCTAATGGCGGAGTTGTCGAAGTCGAGAGGTATTCggatgacgatgacgacgatgacgatgatgacgatgacgataCCCATAGCCAGAATTCGgctttattaaatcataCTGATTTCAATGTTAAACAACAAAAGCGAATTACCTTGAAAAAGAAGTCTATTAGTTTATTCATCGCTTTGTCAGAGTTGAAATCTTAcattgaattaaataagattGGTTTTACCAAGATTACTAAAAAATTCGACAAGACATGCAATTACGCAATTAAAAtagattttattgaaaacttttTGCCTACTACTACAAAAACATTCACACCAGAGACATTAAAGAGTGTCGAtcataaaattaataaaatcatcataattTATTCCCTTTTGTCTGGAAACTTGTCAACAAAAACTACGAAGCAAGATTTAGAGAATATTAGGGTAGAGTTGAGATCCCATTTGCGTGAACATATTGTTTGGGAACGTAATACCGTCTGGAAGGATTTACTTTCGTTAGAAAAGAAATCTTACAATCTACACCTAGATAATGAAGCTACCAGGTCTAACAAAATGGGAGATGAAGGTTCTATCAATTTAATGCACTTAAATTGGACCAGATTAAATTTCCCTTTTGGTTGGTCTATATTTGGACATACTAGTATGATTGTTCCTTCTTGTTTATTAACTTGGCAAATTGTTAAGcttattgttattattaccaCTTTCGTGGTATTAATGTGCGTCAAGACTTTTAATGACCTAGAACAACAACGTTGTCTTGCAGTTTTAGTTGCATCGGCCATGCTTTGGGCTTCAGAAGCGTTACCATTGCATATCACTGCAATGTTGGTTCCTTTATTGGTTGTTACTTGCAAagtcttgaaaaatgaagacGATGGCAAGCCTATGTCTGGACCTGATGCCTCGAAATATATCTTGAGTACTATGTGGTCTTCGGTGATTATGCTTTTAATGGGTGGTTTTACATTAGCTGCAGCATTAtctaaatataatattgcTAAAGTTATTTCTTCCTATATTTTAGCAGTTGCTGGAACTAAACCCAGAAATGTATTAATCTCCATCATGAGtgtttcattattcttgtCCATGTGGATTTCCAATGTGGCTGCCCCAGTTTTATGTTATTCATTGATTCAGCCTGTTTTAAGAACTTTGCCAACTGAATCCCCGTTTGCGCAGGCCTTGGTCTTGGGTATTGCATTAGCTTCAAATGTTGCTGGTATGGCTTCCCCAATTGCATCCCCACAAAATATGGTTGCCATTGAATCAATGAATCCAAATCCTGGTTGGGGAAAGTGGTTTGCTGTTGCATTACCTGTTTCAATTATTGCTATGGTTGGAATTTGGGttgaattgatattgacaTTCAAAATTAACACAGTCAAAATCATGGCCTATAAGCcaataaaagaaaaattcacaACAAAACAGATTTATATCAGTCTTGTCACCATCGGGACCATTATATTGTGGTGTGTTTTGTCTGAACTAGAAGGCGTTTTTGGTGAATCTGgtattatttcaattattccAATTGTTTTATTCTTTGGAACAGGGTTATTACAGAAGGAAGATTTAAATAACTTTCCTTGGAGTATTATCTTGTTGGCTATGGGTGGTCTCTCATTAGGAAAAGCGGTTAGTTCATCGGGATTGTTAAAGACAATTGCTACTGCATTACAACATCAGATCAAGGATTTCAATGTATTTGTTATTCTCattatttttggtattttgattttggttGTGGCAACTTTTGTTTCCCATACTGTTGCAGCATTAATTATTGTTCCATTGGTTAAAGAAgttggtgaaaaattgccCGAGCCTCATCCATTAATTTTGGTTATGGGTACTGCGTTAATCGCATCTGCAGCTATGGGTTTGCCAACTTCTGGATTCCCGAATGTTACCGCGATAGGTATGACTGACGAAGTAGGAAAACCTTACATTACAGTAAATACATTCATCACTAGAGGTGTACCTGCTTCGATAATTGCATATTTATGTGTGGTGACTATTGGTTATGGTATTATGAATGCATTAAGTTTCTAA